The sequence CGCCGCGTGGTGGGCCAGGACGACGCCGTGCGAGCGGTGTCCGACGCAATCCGCCGGGCGCGCGCGGGCCTGACCGAGGGGCGCCATCCCATTGGCAGCTTCATTTTCCTGGGGCCCACCGGTGTGGGTAAGACCGAGCTGGCCCGCAGCCTGGCCGATTTCCTGTTCGACAGCGAGGAGGCGGTGCTGCGGATCGACATGTCGGAGTACATGGAGCGCCACGCCGTGGCGCGCCTGGTGGGAGCCCCGCCGGGATACGTGGGCTACGAGGAGGGCGGCCAGCTCACCGAGGCGGTGCGCCGCCGTCCCTACGCGGTGGTGCTGTTCGACGAGATCGAGAAGGCGCACCCGGACGTGTTCAACATCCTGCTGCAGATGCTGGACGACGGCCGCCTGACCGACGCCAAGGGCCGCACGGTGGACTTTTCGAACACGGTGATCATCATGACCTCGAACCTCGGCGGCGCGGCCCTGGCCGCAGCCGGCGAGGCCGGGCGCGCCGCGGCGGAGGCGCAGACCCTGGAGGAGCTGCGGCGCACGTTCAAGCCCGAGTTCCTCAACCGGGTGGATGATATTATCATTTTTAACCCGCTCAGCCGCGAGGATATCGACCGGATCATCGACATCCAGCTCGCCCGTTTCGACTCCGTTCTGGCCGAGCGCGGACTGGAACTGAGCCTCGACCCGGCGCTGCGCGCGAGCCTGGCCGCCCGGGGCTACGACCCGCTCTACGGGGCGCGGCCGCTCAAGCGCGTGCTGCGGAGTAACCTGCAGAACCCGTTGGCGCGCTGGATACTGGAGAACCAGCCGCCCCGCGGCGCCCGCCTGCTGGCCTCGCTGGACCCGCAGGGCGAGGCTGTGCTGTTCAACCGCCTGGAGGGCCCAGCGGCAGCGTAACGCTCTGCCGTCCTGGCAGACCCAAGCCCCCATCGGCGCTGTCTGTATGGCAGTGACAGTCTGCCATACGGACAGCGACCGGTTGAGGCGAATATGCAGAATGAGCTTGGCATTCCACGGATAAAGGTATATATTGGTTGGAGGTAGCCGGGGACCGATCCCCGGCTGAGCTTTTCTGGTATGTGATTTGCAACTATGGAAGAGCTGAGAACATTCCAGCGAGCGAGGTGGGTATGCCGATCTACGAGTATCAGTGCGCGGATTGCAACAAGGTGTTCGAGGTCCTGCACGGGATAAACGAGAAGCCCGAGCTGCACTGCGAAAGCTGCGGCGGCTCTAAAGTGACACGGGTGATGAGCGCCGGGGCGTTCGTGTTCAAGGGCAGCGGTTTCTACGCCACGGATTACAAGAACAAGTCCAACGGTTCATCCTGCTCGACCTGTTCCGAATCGGGGAGCTGCCCGAGCGCCGGCGCGAAGAGCTGAAATTTTTTTACTCCGTTTGTTAGCACTCTGGCAGTCCGAGTGCTAACACAGTGTTTCAATCAATGCAGTACTGCCGTGCTGTAGAATCAATTAACCCCATAATACGAGAGGTGGCAGCATGAAGATCAAACCCCTGGCTGACCGAGTGGTGGTAAAGCCCCTCGAAGAGACCGAGCAGAAGAAGGGTAGCATCATCATCCCCGACACGGCCAAGGAAAAGCCCCAGCAGGGCGAGATAGTGGCTGTGGGCCCCGGCAAGATGAGCGATGAGGGCAAGCCGGTAAAGATGGAGCTGAAGAAGGGTGACAAGGTCCTCTACGGCAAGTATTCCGGCACCGAGGTCACGGTGGACGGTGAGGAGTACCTGATCATGCGTGAGAGCGACGTGCTCGCGGTCATCTGAACGCTTCGATTCCGCTGAAAAAAGTAAATCGTGAAAGGTATCCGATCCGCCTCCGGCCTGGCCGGGCGCGGGTCTTCCCAAGGAGGAAACACAATGGCGAAGTTGATCCAATTCAGTGATGACGTCCGCACCGATCTGATGCGCGGCGTGGACAAACTGGCCGATGCGGTCAAGGTCACCCTGGGCCCCA comes from bacterium and encodes:
- a CDS encoding zinc ribbon domain-containing protein: MPIYEYQCADCNKVFEVLHGINEKPELHCESCGGSKVTRVMSAGAFVFKGSGFYATDYKNKSNGSSCSTCSESGSCPSAGAKS
- the groES gene encoding co-chaperone GroES, with amino-acid sequence MKIKPLADRVVVKPLEETEQKKGSIIIPDTAKEKPQQGEIVAVGPGKMSDEGKPVKMELKKGDKVLYGKYSGTEVTVDGEEYLIMRESDVLAVI